The following DNA comes from Desulfobaculum xiamenense.
CCTCATCGGAAAGCGGGTGCGCCCTGTTGGTGGCCCGATATGATGGAGCGCGCCTATTATTGGTTTTATTGCAGCAAGTCAATGTGAAAAATACCCTCCTGAAATGCCTGCATTTCCCCTTACCCGATTCCGCCCGCCGCGACCAGAAAAATCCACGGACCGCGGCATCACGGCGAACCTTGGCCCCGCAGGCTTCGCAACCCGCGCCGCCCCGACCTTGGCCGATTTTTCACGATCTGCCTGTTGCCAATGCGCGACTTGGGCATTATCAACTCTACCTGCACCATGGGCCGGGACACCACCCCAAAATCACCCGGCAAAGGAAGCTGCAATGATCGACCAGAAAGCCTACGCAATCGGCATCGACACCGGCGGAACCTACACGGACGCGGTGCTTCTCGAACGGGCATCGGGCCGCGTCGTCGCCTCGGCGAAGACGCCCACCACGCACAGAGATCTCAGCATAGGCCTTGCACAGGCTCTTGGGAAGATCATGGAGGACAGTTCCGTCCCCGCCACGGACGTCGCCTTCGTCTCCGTCTCCACCACGCTGGCCACCAATGCCGTCGTGGAGGACAAAGGCGCGCGCGTGGGCCTCTTCGTCATCGGCCTCGCCAAGGCCATTGATCTCCCGGTCGTCTCCGTGCAGTACGCGCGCGGCGGGCACACCATCACCGGCGCGGAGGAGGACCCGCTCGACATCGAAGCCATCGTGGATGGCGTGGGAAGCCTGCGCGGTCAGGTGGACGCCTACGCCGTCAGCGCAGCCATGAGCTTCGCCAACCCCGCGCACGAGCTCGTCGCGGCCAAGGCCATCAGCCTCGTCGACCCCAAGCCCGTCTTCTGCTCGCACGAGGTCAGCGGCCGCGCGGGCATCCGCGAACGCGCAGCCACCACCGTGCTCCACGCCCGGCTCATGCCCGTCATGAAGCAGTTCATCGACGGCGTGTCGAGCGCCATGGCACAGCACGGACTCACCTGCCCGGTCAGCGTGGTCCGCGGCGACGCCACGCCCATGAGCATCGACGACTCCGTACGCCGCGCGGCGGACACCTTCGCCAGCGGCCCTGCGGCCACGGCATATTTCGGCACAAGCTTCGCCCCCGGCGGGGAAGCCCTCGTCGTGGACGTGGGCGGCACCACCACAGACGTCACCCTCATTCAGGGCGGCAGGCCCACCATCCGCAAGGGCGGTAGCCGCATCGGCGAATGGGAAACCCACGTCGAGGCCGTGGAAATGTTCACTGTGGGCATCGGCGGAGACAGTCAGGTCCGCCTGTCCCGCTCCGGGATGCTCTCCGTAGGCCCGGCGCGCGTGCTGCCCCTGTGCATGGCCGGAAACATACCCGATCCGGAATTATGGCTCGGCGCGGACGACGCCTCGCGCCTCATCACGCTTGACCGCGTGGCGACTGAAGAGGAAATCGCCTCGGACCCCGTGCTGTCGTGCCTAGCCGAAAACGGCCCCACGCCCTACGGCGAGCTGATGCGACTGACCTCCATGGGCGACATCACCCTCACGGCCCATCTGGCCAAGCTCGTTCGCTCGCAGAAGGCCGCCGAAATAGGCTTCACGCCCACGGATGCGCTGCACGTCCTCGACGAGCTCGAACTCGGCGACAGGGACCGCGCAGTGCGCGGCGCGCGCGTGCTGTCCGAGCGCCACGGCTCCGATGTCGAGGCCTTCTGCCGCGAAGTGCTCGCCAAGGCCCGCCACAAGATCGAAAACGCCATACTCGACCACATCGTCCGCCGCGAGGTTGACGGCGGCATGGCAGACTTCATCACCCGCAAGGACGCCTTCTCCCTCGTCAAATTCGAGGCATCGCTATCGATTCCCATCGTGGGCATCGGCGCGCCCGCACGGCTGTTGCTGCCGCAGGTGGCCGAGCGCCTGCACACCGACATCCTTTTTCCCAAACACTTCGAGGTGGGCAACGCGCTGGGCGCAGCGCTTCTCGCCGCAAAGGCCGAAACGGCCTGACAACCGGAGGACCACATCATGTTCGATCGCAAACCGACCGCTTTCGAGTCCTGCCTCGAAGCCGCCAGCGAAAATCCTGAAACCGAGGTCGTGCACGGCTGGATATTCCGCGACGGCGCATGGCGCACCCACGCGTGGTGCGAATTCGCCGACCGCGTCATCGACCTTACGGCATCCAGCCACTCCATGCCCAAGTTCGACTTCTACGTGAAAAATCGCGTCACGCCCGAGCGTTGCCGCCGCTACACCCGCCTCAACTTCTTCGAGCGCGTGGCGGAAACCGGCGACTTCGGCCCCTTCGACAAGGACTTCTTCTTCGCCGAAACCAGCGAGAAGGACCCCCTCGACGTGCTTGGCGCCTAGCCGCGCACCGTCCGCAAAAACAAGCGCCCCGGCGACCATGTCGCCGGGGCGCTTCATTTTCCCGAACCGTCAGCCGAGCGGGGCACCACGCCCCCCGCTCGGCCAAAACAAAAAAGAAGGGCCGCACATGGATTGTGCAGCCCTTCATACTTTCATGGCGGAGCCGACGAGACTCGAACTCGCGGCCTCTGGCGTGACAGGCCAGCGTTATAACCGACTTAACTACGGCTCCGCATTGGGACATCGACAACGCGACGTCGAAAGTGACAATGAATCATTTATCCTTGGATGTCAATGCCCAGCGCGCCATTTTCTCCCAGCTGCCCACCGGAAAACCACCAGTGGCACAGGATTCGCTCCTCCTCGAGACGACGGCCGCCCCTCGCAACGTCCCACGCCACAGCACCGCTCAGAACGTAACTGGACAGTACCACACGCATGACGTATTCATTACAGCATGATGTCGTGCCACTTCCGCGCACGACACGCCGTCCACACACACCGCCAGCACATCACCGGAGCGAGCATGCAGCCCATTCTCGAACCACTCCTTCGCGATCTGAGGATGCGTCCCGTCATGTCCGTCATTCGCGGCATCGACGCATGCCGCCTGCTGGACATCGGCTGCGGCACGACCCACGGCTTCCTATGCGCCGCCGAACCGCACATTCGCGAAGGCTGGGGGCTCGACTTCAAGGTGCCGGAAATCGATCACGGAAAAATCCGCACCCGCCGTCTGCGCCTCCAAACCGAACTCCCCTTCGAGGATGAACGATTCGATGCCGTCACCATGCTGGCTGTGCTGGAACATCTCGCACATCCGCTCGAAATCGTACGCGAAATCAATCGGGTGCTCAGGCCGGGCGGCAGGCTAATTCTCACCGTCCCAAGCCGCCACGCCCAGCCCGTCCTCGAATTTCTCGCCTTCAGGCTCGGCATCGTGAGCCGCGAGGAAATCCTCGACCACAAACGCTACTACAACCGCGAAGACCTCCACGACCTCATCGAGCGTCAGGCAGGGCTGACCATTCTGCGCCACCGCTACTTCCAGTGCGGCATGAACAACTTCCTCGTGGCCGAGCGCGGCTGACCCCGCCGCAATCAACGCCGCCAGCCCTCCATCAATACTCACCGCCCGAGGTATCCACGCCGAAGCGCTTCCACTGCGCTTCGGCCTCTGCCTTGGCCTTCTCGATCATGTCATCCGGCCACGGCTCAACGACGAGTGTCTCGGCCACGAGCTGCCAGATGTACTTCACCTCATACTTGTAATCCGTATAGAACTTGGGGATACGCTTCATGATCTGGTCACGGCAGTTGGAACAGCCCACCACGATGACGTCGGCCCCGCTGCGTTTGATCTGGGCATACTTGTGGCGCGCGTGCCACGCGGATTCCTTTTCGAAGGGCATGGGCCACATGCCGCCGCCCGCACCGCAGCAGTAGTTAAGCCCCCTATTGGGTTGCAGGTCCACGTAGTCGTCCACGCACTGGCGGATGATCCAGCGTGGCTCCTCGTAGAAGGCCTTACCAAAATGCCTCTCCAGCTCGCGCCCATGCTTGCACGAGTCATGAAACGCGAAGCGTTTGCCGGCATTCACGGACTTGTCCAGCCGCACGCGCCCGTCCCGGATGACCTGCGCGAGATAGTCATAGAGATACATGTACCCGACCTCGTTGTTCGGGTCCTCCATGACGCAAGTCTCCAAGCCCTTGCGGCAGCCGTAGGAACCGCCGCCACAGTCAGGCATGATCATGCGGCCGATGCCGTGCTTCTGCATGTACTCGATCTTGCGCTTGGCCAGCGCCTTGTTCCCCGCGTAATTGCCGGTGAACAGCGCCCAGTCCACGGCCTCCCAACCCACGGAAGGCACCGTCCAGTTCTCCCGCGCGGCATAGAACACCTTCCACCACCAGAACTGGTCCTCAAAATCGCCGTAAACTTCCTTGGAATTGGGGAAGAACAGGAAATCCGCACCCTGCTTGTCCACCGGAACGTAGAACCCCGGACACTCCTCGGCCAGTTCCTCGCCCAGTTCGGCCATGCCGGTGAGATAGTCATCCAGGGCGATGGCGAGGTTGTTGCCGGTATCCAGATTGTTCTGCATGCCCTTGTGCAGGGTTCCCGGAACTTTGTCCCGCTCCCGCAGGCTCTTCATGTGCATCATCACCGCAGGGATGTCGATGCCCATGGGGCAGGAGTAGGCGCAACGCCCGCACCCCGTGCACAGCCACGGGAAATTCGACTGGACGATCTCGTCCACCATGCCATAGGCGAGCATGCGCATGACCCGGCGCGTATCCCAGCCTTCCATGCCCGGCGTGCCCGTGATGGGGCACCCGTTGGAACAGGTGCCGCAGGTCATGCACGAGCTGAAGTCGTACTTGTTCAGAAAGTCCCGGATTTCCGGGTCCATGACCTTCGGTGTGACAGCGACCGCACTCATGGCCCGCTCCTCGGAGGACGCCCCCCCTCGGCTCCGGATGCGCCTTCGCCCATCCGGAGCCTCGCATTGATTCGGTTCACCCGGCACCGCACGACGCCGGGACGCACTCACGCATCAACCTCCACCTGCACCGCCGCGCCCGTCTGGTCGTACATCAACCCGCACCGCAGGTCGAAGTGGCGGTTGACGCTCATGGTCGGGCATGTCGAATTCAGGGCGACCTGCGTCACCGTGGAACCGAGAAACGCCTTCTCGGGGTCCATCTCCTTCGAATGGTGCGCCATGATGATGAGGTCCGCGCCCATCTGCTGCGCCACCCGCAGAATCTCCATGGCCGGAGTGCCTTCGCAGGCCTCGAAATGGAAGGAGTCAATGCCGTACAGACGCTCGCCGTAACGCTTTTCGAGCTTCGCACGGCCGTCCTCGACGCTCCCGCCCTCGGCGGGATCGAGCACGTTCATGACCGTCAGCTTCGCCTTGTACTGGCGGGCCATCTGGCCGCCATAATGCACTGCGCACTCGGACTGCTCGGAGAAGTCCGTGGCCACGAGGATGTTCTCGAACAGCGGCTCCTTGAGCGCCACATCGCGGTGCACGATCATGACCGGACAACGCGCCTTCTGACTCACGCGTTCGAGGGTGCTGCCGGCCATGCCCCACATCTTCGAGCGCTTCTCCTCGTATTCCTTAGTATGCGGCCCCATGACGATGAGGTCCGCATTCTTCGTCCGCGCCAGACGCAGCAATTCGTTGTGCGGAATGCCCGCCACCACGGACACCTGCGCCTCGGGCACCGCGGAGACAAGCTCGCCATACATCTCGACGATGCGCTCCCGCAGCTTCTCGGTCTCGCCGGAGGGCGCGAGTGTCTCGATGGAGCCCCAGCCCTGATCCATTCCGGCCACATGGGAGACATACAGCTTGGCCTCGAACTGCTTCGCGAACTCGACTGCGGCCCTGACCGCGCACTGGTCGATACCGGTGGGCGTCACGCCTACGATGATGTCCTTGAACATGACAAACCCCCTTTGTTTCCCGTTTACTGTTCCGCCGCGGCAGAGTCCTCGACGGAATCCCCGGCAGCATCCTTCGATCGCCAGGGCTTCGTCTCCAGCCGCGAACGGAAATGACCGGTCACGGACAGATTCCCCTGCAACATCATGGCCTCCTGCCCCATGCCGAAGGCCAGCCCCATGAGCTGCGTCAGGTATAGGATCGGCACTTCGCGTCCGCCGCGCCTCACCGCCTGCGCCTGATAGGCCTCAAGATTCATCTGACACAGCGGGCAGACCGTGACGATGGCCTCGGCCCCCGCCGCCGCCGCGAGAATCGCTGCCACGGACTCGATGGCCACGTCCCGATGCGTGGCCATGAGCGACGCGCCGCAGCAGCGCCCGCCCATATCCCACTCGTGCACCGTCGCCCCCAGCGCGCCGAGCACCGGCTCCATGGACGTAGGCCGGTTCGGGTCGTCGAAGACGGGATAGGGGCGCAGAATCTGGCACCCGTAGTAGGCCGCCACGGGCATGCCCTCCAGCGGATTCGTCACCCGCTCGGCAATGGCCTGCGCACCCACGTCGTTCAGCAGCACATCCAGCAGATGGCGCACCCGCACCTGTCCCCCGTAGCTCAATCCCGCCGCGCCCAGCGCCTCGTTGACGCGGGCGGAGAGGGGCCTGTTGCCGACGACCTCGCGATTGACCTTGAGCAGATTAAGATAGCACGCACTGCACGGGGCCACCACATCAACCCCGCCCATATCTCGCTCCACCAGCGCAAGGTTGCGCGCCGGAAGCGCATGGTTCATGACCGCGTCCACGGACTCCGCAGCGCTCGCCCCGCAGCACGTCCAGTCCGGTATCTCCTCGAACGCGAGCCCAAGGCGCTCCATGACCGCCCGAAACGAGACATCGAACTCCTTGGCGCTTTCGCTCAGGGAACAGCCCGGATAATATGCGTACTTCATGACGCACCCCCGATTTCCCTCGCCTTGGCGAAGATTGCGCGCAGAGTGGGCTTGCGTGCGAGCTTCGGCATGTGCAGCCTGCCCTTGCCGAGCATGCGCAGCCCAAGCCCGGCAAAGCTCAGGGGCAGAAGAGGATCCTTCTTACGGATGAAGTACTCCTGCATGAGCAGGGCCTCCTGCGCCCGTCCGTACTTCTCCACATTGTCCATGAAGGCCGCGTAGAACGCGCCGTTGCCACGACCGACCGCCCCGCCCCGCTCCGCCGCGAGGCGCTTGAGCGCGGCCATGGCGCTAGTGAGGCGCAGCCCGCGCGGACAGCGTAGCGTGCACGCATAGCAGGACGAGCAGAACCAGTAGGTCCGGCTGTCCAGAATCCTGTCGAGCATGCCGAATTGGATCATGCGCCACATCTGCCGCGGGGTGACGTCCATGGCGAAGGCATTGGGGCACGAGGCCGTACAGGTTCCGCACTGCATGCAGGCCTGCACCATCCCCCGCAGTTCGGCCAGCGCCCCGTCGTCCCGACCGGGACTCCACGTCTGTCTGGCTGTCCGATTCATCTCGCACCATCCTTTGTCAGGCGGGTTCCTCAAGGGCGGCGTCGATGACCGCCATCATCGGCCCGTCGTGGAATCCGGTAAGCACCGTGGCGCTGTTGGGACACACGGCCGCGCACGCACCGCAGCCCTGACACAGTATCTCGTCCACCAGCACCCGATCCGCTTCCAGATCGAGGGTCCGCGCACCGTAGGGGCAGGCGGACACGCACATGCCGCAGCGCGAGCACAGCGTGTCGCGCACCGTGGCCACCACGGACTCGCGGGCGATGCGCTCGGCACCGAGGATGCGCAGGGCGCGCTGGGCCGAGGCCTTGGCCGAGGCCACCGTCTCGGACATGCGCCGGGGCGAATGGGCCAGCCCACACATGAAGATGCCCTGCTTCAGGAAGTCCACGGGCCGCCACTTGGAATCCGCCTCCTGGAAGAATCCGTCATGATTGGTTTCCACGCCGAATATCTCGACGAGGTCCTCAACCTCGTTGGGTTCCACCCCGCTCGACAGCGAAAGCACGTCAGCCTCGATGTGCACCTCGGCACCGAGGACGGGATCAAGCGCCGTGATCACGGGCCGCCCCTCCACGAAGGTCACCTGCGGCTTGTGCTCCACGTCGTAACGGATGAAGACGGCCCCAGCCCTACGCGCCTGCGTGTAGTACGTCTCCATGAACCCGTGGGCCATGATGTCGCGATAGAAGACATAGATCTGCAGATTCGGATTGCGTGCCTTCAAGGTCAGCACGTTCTTGAGCATCTCGGGGCAGCACACGCGGCTACAGTAGTCCCGATTCTCGTCACGCGAGCGGAAGCACTGGATCATGGCCACGGTCCCAAGCGCACCCGCGTCGATGACGCCGGTGGCCAAACGCTCCTCGAACTCCAAATGCGTCATCACGGTCTTGTGGACGCACAGGCCGCTATCGTAGACCTTGGCCTCGTGCCCGCCCGTGGCGAGAATGGTTACCCCGTGCTCCAGCGAATACACCCCGCCGGGTCCGGCGATGGCGGAACGGAAGCGCCCTGCGCTCCCACGGGAGAGAACCACCCGCGACTCCTTGAACACACGGATGTTCGGGTGCTTCTCCACCTGTCCGATGAGGTCTTCCATGAACTTGCGCGGGTCCGAGCCGTCGAGTTGCACGTGCAGCCGCATGGCCATGCCGCCAAGGTTCTCCTCGGCCTCCACCAGCGCCACGCCGTAGCCCTGATCGGCGATGGACATGGCCGCCGTCATTCCGCCAAGCCCGCCGCCGACCACGAGGGCCGAACGCGCCACGTCCACCGTCACCGCTGGTGGCGTGGGGTCGCGCCCCTGCAACCGCGCGATGGCCGATGCGAGGGAGGCGTATATCTCCCGGCTCGCGGCCTCGCCCTTGGTGCCGTTCTCCCCAAAGGTGGGGCTGTAGATGTCCACGACATCCATGAGGGCCGGACTCACGCCGATGGTGCGCCCAAGTTCCTTGAGACGCGGAATGTAGGCATAGGGCAGGCAGGCTCCCACCAGCACGCGGTTCGGCGAGCGCTCGCTCACCAGCTTGCGGATTTCGCCCCAGCCCTGCTCGGTGCAGGCCTGCCCCACGGTCACCACGTCGCACACGGAATGCACATGGCCCAGATGCTCGCACAGGGCCTTCACATCCACCCGCGCCTTGAGCGTGGGGCAAGAGTCACACAGGGCCACAAAGGTGCGCGACGGTTCGCGGGACACGTCCGGATAGTCCGCTTCGGGCGCGCATTCCACCCCTGCGCCCACGTCGTAGGCCTTGATGATGCGCGACGCCGCCTGTGCGGCCGCACCCGCCTGAATGACGGATTCCGAAATATCGCGCGGTTCGCCGAAGGCCCCCGCCGCAAACACGCCGACCCGGCTGGTCCGCTCCGGCGCGTAGGGCTGCACCTCGCAGAAGCCCCAGTCGTTGGTGTCGATGCCCACGGCGCCGGCCAGCCTACCCATGCCCTGCGGCGGACGCGCGCCAGCGGCCAGCACCACCATGTCGAAGACCTCGTCGTGCAGGACGCCGTCGTCATCCATGTAGGAGAGAACCACCCCCGGCCCGTCGTCGGCGGGCATGAGCGAATGCGGCCGACTGCGCACAAGGCGCACGCCCATCTCGTTCACGGCGCGCCTACGGTAGCGCTCGAACTCCTTCCCGTAGGTCCGAAGGTCCATGTAGAAGATGCTCGTCTCCACCGCGCCCCCGGTGGCCTTGCGGGCCAAAACGGCTTCCTTGAGCGAGAACATGCAGCACACCGAGGAGCAGAAGTCCGCGTTCTTGCGCACGTCGCGCGAGCCGACGCACTGAATCCACGCGATGCTGCGCACCTCGCCGCCATCGCGCGGGCGGCGGAGCTTGCCGCCGGTGGGACCTGTTCCGCTCAACAGTCGCTCAAACTCCACGGCGGTCAGCACACCGGGGTGTCCGTAGCTCCACACGTCCTCGCCGCCGAAATGGTCCATACGCGGGTTGTAGCACTCGAACCCGCCCGCAAGGATCACCGCGCCCACGGCCAACTCCACCTTCTCGTCGGAGACGACGCGCATGTAGAGCTTATCCAGCCACGGCACGAAATCCTTGGCTACGAGCGGCTTCTCGCGGAAGTCGTGCGCGCCCTGCATGACGAGGTCCGCGCCCTTGTCCGCGCGCCCAGCGTCGATCAGCACAGCAACGGGCAAGCCGGGGCGCACCTCCTGACTACGGGCAAGCAGACGCTCGGAGTGCATATCTTCGAGATTGTCGCCCATGAGCAGCAGCCCGATGCGCTCGTCCGCCACCAGCAAATCCACGGCCCCCGCTCCGGAATCCACGTCGGACACCGTGAAGCGCAGGTCCTTCTCGGCGAGGGATGAGCGCACGAACTCGGCCACCGCCGGGTCAGAGTCGGCCACGAGGATATGAAAGTCCTCCCGCTCGCCGAAGCGGAAGTCGATGGCCCCAGTGGGGCAGGCGTCATGACACTTCCAGCAGCGCTGACAGTTGTCGAGATCGATGACGTAGTGGTTCGGGATGGCGTGCGGCACGGGCAGATATGCGGCCGTGCGTTCGGTCAGCCCGGCGTTGAACTCGCTCGGCACGCGCACGGGGCACACCTCGGCGCACTTGCCGCAGCTCACGCACTTGGCCGGATCGATGAGTGTCGAACGCTTGTTGAGCGTCACAAAGAACTTGCCCGGTTCGCCGTCAAGAGCCGCGACCTCGGTGGACAGCATGATGTCGATGTTGTCGTGGAACAGCCCCTTGCGCAGGCAGAACTGGCTGGACGAATCACGCGACATGAGCGGCAGCATCCGACACATGCCGCAGTGGTCCGACGGGAACTGGTGATCAAGCTGGGCCAGAATGCCGCC
Coding sequences within:
- a CDS encoding hydantoinase/oxoprolinase N-terminal domain-containing protein, with the translated sequence MIDQKAYAIGIDTGGTYTDAVLLERASGRVVASAKTPTTHRDLSIGLAQALGKIMEDSSVPATDVAFVSVSTTLATNAVVEDKGARVGLFVIGLAKAIDLPVVSVQYARGGHTITGAEEDPLDIEAIVDGVGSLRGQVDAYAVSAAMSFANPAHELVAAKAISLVDPKPVFCSHEVSGRAGIRERAATTVLHARLMPVMKQFIDGVSSAMAQHGLTCPVSVVRGDATPMSIDDSVRRAADTFASGPAATAYFGTSFAPGGEALVVDVGGTTTDVTLIQGGRPTIRKGGSRIGEWETHVEAVEMFTVGIGGDSQVRLSRSGMLSVGPARVLPLCMAGNIPDPELWLGADDASRLITLDRVATEEEIASDPVLSCLAENGPTPYGELMRLTSMGDITLTAHLAKLVRSQKAAEIGFTPTDALHVLDELELGDRDRAVRGARVLSERHGSDVEAFCREVLAKARHKIENAILDHIVRREVDGGMADFITRKDAFSLVKFEASLSIPIVGIGAPARLLLPQVAERLHTDILFPKHFEVGNALGAALLAAKAETA
- a CDS encoding class I SAM-dependent methyltransferase, producing MQPILEPLLRDLRMRPVMSVIRGIDACRLLDIGCGTTHGFLCAAEPHIREGWGLDFKVPEIDHGKIRTRRLRLQTELPFEDERFDAVTMLAVLEHLAHPLEIVREINRVLRPGGRLILTVPSRHAQPVLEFLAFRLGIVSREEILDHKRYYNREDLHDLIERQAGLTILRHRYFQCGMNNFLVAERG
- a CDS encoding (Fe-S)-binding protein, coding for MSAVAVTPKVMDPEIRDFLNKYDFSSCMTCGTCSNGCPITGTPGMEGWDTRRVMRMLAYGMVDEIVQSNFPWLCTGCGRCAYSCPMGIDIPAVMMHMKSLRERDKVPGTLHKGMQNNLDTGNNLAIALDDYLTGMAELGEELAEECPGFYVPVDKQGADFLFFPNSKEVYGDFEDQFWWWKVFYAARENWTVPSVGWEAVDWALFTGNYAGNKALAKRKIEYMQKHGIGRMIMPDCGGGSYGCRKGLETCVMEDPNNEVGYMYLYDYLAQVIRDGRVRLDKSVNAGKRFAFHDSCKHGRELERHFGKAFYEEPRWIIRQCVDDYVDLQPNRGLNYCCGAGGGMWPMPFEKESAWHARHKYAQIKRSGADVIVVGCSNCRDQIMKRIPKFYTDYKYEVKYIWQLVAETLVVEPWPDDMIEKAKAEAEAQWKRFGVDTSGGEY
- a CDS encoding universal stress protein gives rise to the protein MFKDIIVGVTPTGIDQCAVRAAVEFAKQFEAKLYVSHVAGMDQGWGSIETLAPSGETEKLRERIVEMYGELVSAVPEAQVSVVAGIPHNELLRLARTKNADLIVMGPHTKEYEEKRSKMWGMAGSTLERVSQKARCPVMIVHRDVALKEPLFENILVATDFSEQSECAVHYGGQMARQYKAKLTVMNVLDPAEGGSVEDGRAKLEKRYGERLYGIDSFHFEACEGTPAMEILRVAQQMGADLIIMAHHSKEMDPEKAFLGSTVTQVALNSTCPTMSVNRHFDLRCGLMYDQTGAAVQVEVDA
- a CDS encoding CoB--CoM heterodisulfide reductase iron-sulfur subunit B family protein, which translates into the protein MKYAYYPGCSLSESAKEFDVSFRAVMERLGLAFEEIPDWTCCGASAAESVDAVMNHALPARNLALVERDMGGVDVVAPCSACYLNLLKVNREVVGNRPLSARVNEALGAAGLSYGGQVRVRHLLDVLLNDVGAQAIAERVTNPLEGMPVAAYYGCQILRPYPVFDDPNRPTSMEPVLGALGATVHEWDMGGRCCGASLMATHRDVAIESVAAILAAAAGAEAIVTVCPLCQMNLEAYQAQAVRRGGREVPILYLTQLMGLAFGMGQEAMMLQGNLSVTGHFRSRLETKPWRSKDAAGDSVEDSAAAEQ
- a CDS encoding 4Fe-4S dicluster domain-containing protein, whose amino-acid sequence is MNRTARQTWSPGRDDGALAELRGMVQACMQCGTCTASCPNAFAMDVTPRQMWRMIQFGMLDRILDSRTYWFCSSCYACTLRCPRGLRLTSAMAALKRLAAERGGAVGRGNGAFYAAFMDNVEKYGRAQEALLMQEYFIRKKDPLLPLSFAGLGLRMLGKGRLHMPKLARKPTLRAIFAKAREIGGAS
- a CDS encoding 4Fe-4S binding protein; this translates as MRKQYGALVVGAGIGGIRAALDLAVSGHKVALVDRRPNHGGILAQLDHQFPSDHCGMCRMLPLMSRDSSSQFCLRKGLFHDNIDIMLSTEVAALDGEPGKFFVTLNKRSTLIDPAKCVSCGKCAEVCPVRVPSEFNAGLTERTAAYLPVPHAIPNHYVIDLDNCQRCWKCHDACPTGAIDFRFGEREDFHILVADSDPAVAEFVRSSLAEKDLRFTVSDVDSGAGAVDLLVADERIGLLLMGDNLEDMHSERLLARSQEVRPGLPVAVLIDAGRADKGADLVMQGAHDFREKPLVAKDFVPWLDKLYMRVVSDEKVELAVGAVILAGGFECYNPRMDHFGGEDVWSYGHPGVLTAVEFERLLSGTGPTGGKLRRPRDGGEVRSIAWIQCVGSRDVRKNADFCSSVCCMFSLKEAVLARKATGGAVETSIFYMDLRTYGKEFERYRRRAVNEMGVRLVRSRPHSLMPADDGPGVVLSYMDDDGVLHDEVFDMVVLAAGARPPQGMGRLAGAVGIDTNDWGFCEVQPYAPERTSRVGVFAAGAFGEPRDISESVIQAGAAAQAASRIIKAYDVGAGVECAPEADYPDVSREPSRTFVALCDSCPTLKARVDVKALCEHLGHVHSVCDVVTVGQACTEQGWGEIRKLVSERSPNRVLVGACLPYAYIPRLKELGRTIGVSPALMDVVDIYSPTFGENGTKGEAASREIYASLASAIARLQGRDPTPPAVTVDVARSALVVGGGLGGMTAAMSIADQGYGVALVEAEENLGGMAMRLHVQLDGSDPRKFMEDLIGQVEKHPNIRVFKESRVVLSRGSAGRFRSAIAGPGGVYSLEHGVTILATGGHEAKVYDSGLCVHKTVMTHLEFEERLATGVIDAGALGTVAMIQCFRSRDENRDYCSRVCCPEMLKNVLTLKARNPNLQIYVFYRDIMAHGFMETYYTQARRAGAVFIRYDVEHKPQVTFVEGRPVITALDPVLGAEVHIEADVLSLSSGVEPNEVEDLVEIFGVETNHDGFFQEADSKWRPVDFLKQGIFMCGLAHSPRRMSETVASAKASAQRALRILGAERIARESVVATVRDTLCSRCGMCVSACPYGARTLDLEADRVLVDEILCQGCGACAAVCPNSATVLTGFHDGPMMAVIDAALEEPA